The Triticum aestivum cultivar Chinese Spring chromosome 3A, IWGSC CS RefSeq v2.1, whole genome shotgun sequence genome includes a region encoding these proteins:
- the LOC123058726 gene encoding transcription factor WRKY19, with protein MALATPTAVVLELMTMGQQSAAHLGELLRAASPPVRAEHQALAAEILRCSDRVIAAVSAGATDKKRKMTDPSATSCHLPSAAMPSKRRVRAAEAHIEVQAHTTADGFVWRKYGQKDINGSNHPRLYYRCAFSGEGCAATRRVQRSQEEPAAFVIAYYGEHTCGAGFGDACQQGAATVPPTVVDSGSNARGAVGAVDWNRGSLLLPSLPAEHGARRHGEAPGDTSRGWLSPSSSSYSSEVELGASSVGEFLDGSFDWEWETVVNSLRFGDLLQ; from the exons ATGGCGCTGGCCACCCCGACAGCCGTGGTGCTGGAGCTGATGACCATGGGGCAACAGTCCGCGGCGCACCTCGGGGAGCTGCTCCGAGCAGCGTCCCCGCCCGTGCGGGCCGAGCACCAGGCGCTCGCCGCGGAGATCCTCCGCTGCAGCGACCGGGTGATCGCCGCGGTGAGCGCGGGCGCCACCGATAAAAAGAGGAAGATGACGGACCCTAGCGCCACATCCTGCCATCTTCCCTCGGCCGCCATGCCGTCCAAAAGAAG GGTACGTGCTGCGGAGGCGCACATAGAGGTCCAGGCGCACACGACGGCGGACGGGTTCGTGTGGAGGAAGTACGGGCAAAAGGACATCAACGGAAGCAACCACCCGAG GCTCTACTACCGCTGCGCGTTCAGCGGCGAGGGCTGCGCCGCGACCCGGCGGGTGCAGCGGTCGCAGGAGGAGCCCGCGGCGTTCGTGATCGCCTACTACGGCGAGCACACCTGCGGAGCGGGCTTTGGCGACGCGTGCCAGCAAGGGGCGGCGACGGTGCCTCCTACCGTCGTCGACTCCGGCTCAAACGCTCGTGGAGCCGTTGGTGCCGTCGACTGGAACAGGGGCTCGCTTCTGCTGCCGTCGCTCCCAGCCGAGCACGGCGCACGCCGTCACGGCGAGGCGCCCGGTGACACGTCGCGGGGATGGTTGTCACCGTCGTCCTCGTCCTACTCGTCGGAGGTGGAACTTGGTGCTTCTTCTGTCGGGGAATTTCTCGATGGTAGCTTCGACTGGGAGTGGGAGACCGTTGTCAACTCCCTCCGTTTCGGCGATCTGCTTCAGTAA